The region atttttgaatgaatctcTTTGATTGGTTGTGTTTTTGAATGAGTTTTTGTGATTTTGATCTACACTGGATCTTCAGTAAATAATAATGTAACGCAAAGAAGCGTCGTGTTTTACTGTCTCGTCTGTGCTTTCCCTAACtaataaattaaagaaaaagcTGTTGTTTTGGttcttgaataaatttgttgaaaaagagGTATTTTATTCGTGGTTGTGCCAGTACGTATGTGTGGGTAGCCCGTTGCCAAATTGCAACGTAAAAAATGCAGCCTTCAAATGGTCCCAATAATTAAAaggacctccgcactttccattttgaatttcgaccgcacttacggcgtggaTTTCCCTTCAAGTTCTAAGTTCTAGATTGTTTCATTCATTAttactgataaaaaatattcgatttttataagaaattcTTTAGAAAAATGCAGAGCCGGCATAAGACTCCGGGCGCCACTGGGCTATTTGTTTTTCAGCACTAATAAAAGACATATCGTTAAAATTTCCAGCGCCAATTTTCACCACTTTTATTCAGCGCCAGGGGGCTAAGCCCCTATAGCCCATCGTCTTAATAAGGCTCTGAAAAAATCAGTAACGTCTTTGAGCcgaaaaagtattttatcATAAGCAGCGTAAGAATAGTCTTAGTCTATCATAAGGCGGGCCAAAAACGATACATTCTCTCACCAGGTACAGAGAAAAgcgaaaacatattttccactttttcgtTCCAGATGTTCGAAATGTGAGATATGTGAGCGCCTGAATAGTATACTCGGACCAAAGAGTGTAGCTTTTGTCCGCGGTGTTGAAGGCCGAGAATGGAGCAGAGCAATGCGCCGAAAATAGATCTCATGGTCATAGTGACCTAATATCGATCTCCGTGAGTCCGATCTATAGTCTATTGCTGTATGTACCTACCTTTTCGCGATAATTCTGCTCTAGCGTCCAAAAtttataaagaattttttatcaaaatgtttgCAATGAATAAATGCGCGCACTTGTGTCTGGCAATCGGGTTGATCGACCGAAAAGTTCTACCCTCCgttattttagtatttcgtcaacatttttgttgtttttacgaTTTTAATTCTTTGTTGAGTATCCATGACATATTTACAGAAAAAGATGGAAAGACGTTACAGCCaaggacagtcaaaaaagtgtatttttatgattttcgtgtgtatcgatttcagctgttttaacaatacaaattacaatggcaaaacagctgaaatcgatgaagcacgtatagaataaaaatgcacttttttgactgtcccaGGCTGTAATCTGCTTTGgtgaaaaaacgaaacaaaattctggCTTGAcgcaaacaaacattttcagtaaacaaaaaaaaaatggtaacaaTTTCCGCTTTTAAATGACTATATAAGGAAACATCAAATCAACTGATCATTTGCCTGTTGGTTGTTGCGTACAgtagaaaacgaaaaatttctttccttCAAAAATAATGGCTCTACAAATTACCTTATTACTCGCTCTCATTCTGTCAATTGAGGTATAAAGTGTTGATTGTACCCAAATCACCGTTCAATTATGTAATCTTTTCGCCCATACTCTACAGTGCATACACAGTCTGCCGATTGCAGGAGACTGTATTGTACGGGTAGCTACAAATATTGCAGGAGATCTATTATGTGGTACTGGATTGAGTAATAATGACAACTGTGTTGGACCTTTGAGTGGCTTACAGCCAACTTTGGGAAGCACAACCAATTCACTTGGACAATTCTAAGGGATAAAATGTAAGGACAAGAAAAAGTACCGTTTGGGCACGGTATTAATGACAGTAAAGTACCAATAGTTGATGTAGTATTTGGTGGAGACGAATGTGAAAAGAGTGTGGTGTTATTTTTGGAAACGTTTgtcgaatgtttttttttttaattacaaaataaatgatttacTGTGGTAATAGCTTCTTTTTTTCGCTCTTCTCCATTGACTTTGCAATAggtgatggaatttgtttatgtactgtccgtttgacaagcggatcgccacggttcagcagtgggtttcgaacatttgttttttacacgttggcacacgtgctcttgtcagattcaagattgtttttacgaaggttacgctgattatactttgtgaaaaaggccaataccttgcaaatatgtcacaacttggacagaatttgacactccaatatctgcaacataaaaaaccaaatgttcgaaacccactgaaaccccgtgcttccatctACGTAGTATACACatactaggtgagccaatcttaatctattaACTTTAGCTGTGATAAGAGTTTCCAAGTGTTCAGTTTTGATACAAACCATACTAACCAAAAACTATGTCGCCATCTCGTTTCATTCGAATGAAACGCTTGTGATTCTTCTCCATCATACAAATattgtgaaaagaaaatgtccGCCGTAttagaaaaattatgtttttaactaatttcatcaaaataaaacctAATTTCGAAGAAGtaagacaaaattttcattataaatagTGTGATTTATTTATGCTTATGACGTCCAATTACAAATCATCAAAAACTATCACGAAATTAGaccaaacaataaataaaagagcGAGTATTATCCTGAGTATTGCACGGAAACAAATTCAGGTCTAGATTTTCAAGCCATACTATGGATTCTTCAGTCACTAAGTGAATATCGGAAATACCACCAGAAAAACGTCTTACAGGACATTCGTTAATAATGTGTCCCATTGATTGTATCGACGAATTGTCGCAGTCACATAGCGGGTTTTCAGTATATTTCCATAGATACACTTTCTCACCACAGCACCCATGTCCTGTTCCCTGTTCTCAGTCGATTCATTGTTTTCCAAAGCTTGCGAGGAAGGTAAAATCCAGACACAAGTTCAGTCGGATCGTGAATGAtcgtttcattttcgaagTTAGGAGCTTCCTCCCATTCTTGTCGCCATCTTTCTTCAAGTGAGTAACTTTCGCTTCGTATGCATTTTGCGTTTTGCATCGGAACCATATCTTGTGAGCTGCTTGTGAGTTTGTTACGCGTCTTCAGATTTTGGCTAAGCTTTCGGAATTTTGAAGGTATGATTCGTTTAAACTCGCTGTTTGTGCGTCACTGTTGGCACAGATGTAGGCTATAATATCAGATAAGACTCGAAATCAGTCTTTACCGCGGTAAAGAAGACTCGACCCGAAAATTCAGGTCAGATTAGATTCATAAAGACAGACTGATCTGAGcctattttatttaaacttgACCTGACAGTAACAAAATTAACGAACACCTTATAGTCATGTAACTTTGcacattcaaatataaataCCAATATTCATACTGACCTTAACAATCCGAACGTTGTCAAATCACGTACTTTCTTCCGTTGATATTTGGAAATCAACGTCTCGATAATCTCCTCATTTTAGCCGTTGACTTTACCAATTCTGAGAAAGTTTTTCcttactttttcaaagtcttctTTTTCCATTGGTATCGACGTTGGTACATATTCATCAGGTAAAAACAGGTAACTCAGGTCCCTCAGGTCTAATTTCAGCTAAGTGGCCATGCCTCTTAGAAGCCAACATACTTGCACTGACTGATATTAGTAGATTATGCAGAGCATAATATGCACCTCCGTctaaaatgattattttgatgatttgaaAGTTTGACGGAAATGGATAGCGttgttaaacaaaacaacCGGAACAAAACTAGTATAAATTAGAGTCTCAGTTGATAACTTCTGTCGATAGTTGCTGGCCATACTGGGCAGGGGATTCTCGAAGGACCTTTTGCCTGGGTCGGACGAAGACACGAATAGgctatttaatattttcatgacaTGACCTTGAACGTGACACCGGACACCAGTTTTCCGTTATTTGTTAAAGAGAatttttacaacgaaaatgCGGGTGCGACGATATGAAAAATGTATCTTGCTCCGTGTACTACGCCGTCGTATATGAGCCAACGGACGGTTATTCCAAACAGTCGCCCAAAAAGATGCAcctcttaaattttttccAGAAAGACCTTTATGAGTCAGTCCGGCACCGATTTCTGCCTTCCACAATTCATCAGTTTTACGGGAAGAGATGTTTTTAATACTTGTGATTTATTGCattgaaaaaaagttattgaTTCTTTGCGATGTTTCAAAAGTGTGCTAACAACGTGACGCATTTCATGTGTTTGTGGTAGCATCGCTGTgcaaatatataaatgaatATTATGTGTATACGATAAATTAGAACgtatcgaacaaaattacagaTCTGGGCTTCAATATGACATATAAAGAAATATAAAGGCCTCGTTAAAGACGCTAATGGGATGCAGTTATCAATTAGCATTTATCGAGAGAAGTGAAAACAACTGTTTTTCTACTTCAAAATGCAAGTGTTAATATTTGCACTCATCACATTCATTAAGGTAATACTAACTACACGGCGAGGacgtttaacatttaaaaataaattaatgcgAAGGTATAACTTATAGCTGGTGCATGGAGGTCTTCTGGATGGCATATTAGGTCCTAGAACTCCGAGTACCGGAGTAAATACAAATGGAATAGTACATCCGTTGAATGGTGCTTTAGGAGGCACTTTATGTCAACTCGGATTAGGTTGTAAACGTTGCGTTTATGGACCACTGAATGGTTTGGACCCAGCCCTAGGAGACACAGTCAACTATGTCGGGCTAGGTGAGGACTGTCCACCTTTCCCTTTTGGTGGACACGGCAATGatgataatgaaaataaagtgaCAAAACCTCCCATCACTGCACCTCCTGTCACTCAACCTCCCATCACTGAACCTCCCATCACTCAACCTCCTGTCACTCAACCTCCTGTCACTCAACCTCCCAGTAAACCGGAAGACTGTTTCGCAATTGACACACCGCTTCAGGATACAGACAACAATGAATATGGAAATGATGATGAAGGTAACGACGACAATGGTGGGGACGATCAACCTTGCGACTGTTCCGAAGATGACAGTGATAATGACGATGATGATAACGGGAACGATTGTGACAATGATAATTCTGGATGTGACGATTGTGATTGCAAAGACGTCGATTGTAGTCTCTGTGACTCGTACGATTAAATGTGAAGAGAAAGTTGGTGTATAGTCTGCgtaaaatgaacagtttcataTAAAACGTCTCAAAAAATAAATGGCAGGAGTCTAATCAGGCTATTTGGctatttcgtttgtttaataCGATTTCTTTCGCTGTCCCTTTCTGTATCATTATTGTCTAAAAAAGGAAGGCCATTTGGGAAGATCAGCTTTCAATGTATTAGTGTTGTGGTGGTTACCGTGATAATTGCAGGTATAATTGTTGAATCCTCTGCAATTACGATCCATTTATCTTGTCGTGTCAAAACTCTAACACAATAAAGAAGAGCAAACACAGTTTGgctgaataaaatgaaaaatttacggtaattaacaaaattgacAATCATTACGTTGCTGCACAGCTGTACATTCCGTCAAGTCAGCGAGAGTCAAAACACGAAATGTGCAAATTCAGCCCATTTCacgaaatcaaaattaaagcTTATCTAACAAAAGCACATCGTAAAAGCAAAGCACACATATTGTAGTGCAACTCTATACGTAGTACGTCGTACGATTGTATACTTACTACATGTGGTGAGATATATGGTTAGTATTCCCATGAGATAGGAATATGGTACATACACCAGACACCTATGTTCATGATAGAACCAACACGGCAAAAGGGTGttatttatgtgaaattttatGTATAATGTACGATGTGCCATACGGAtctacaaatattttctaacgAAATAATATATCGACTGTGTAGTTGAATATATGAACGTATATAATGACAATGCTTCTTCGAATAATGTGGAATTTAGCTTGAGGAGTATACATATTTGTCTGTTTTATGTTGACATTTTTGTTCGAGTTGTTGGAGTGTCTCATTCATATCATCCGTTATCAGAAGGTGGTATCTGAGGAGAGTGGTAACATTGTTTGGCTGAGACTTACGACATCAACAACTAAGGCTGAGATTACCTCTAAGTATGTAAGAAACGACAACTACACAATCAAACAACATATTTCATCTAATCCTGATATTGGCATCATCATTTCGTGAGTTCAAAATCCATTTTAAGTCTCACGCTTATTAAGCGAAAACGCTATTACTCCTGTAGCAACAGGAGGATTTTATCAAATAATATGGACATCAAGACATCATCCCCTTAGGGATCGGTCGTTAAGTATGTCACGCGTGACTgctattttcatcgaaaatgaaaattttatagaTAAGGTGTTATGCATGAACAATTGTGAGAACACTTGCCTGtattttgttagaattttgATTATGAAACAATATGCACTTTCATTAAGTTTATGATTCGCCAGATGTGTACATGTAGAAAAGGTATTTATTGAAGCTTCATTAATTGCCCTTACCAAGCAACACAACGTTgcaccaaaaattatttctttgtcTCCTGAAACGATGATGTGAAAATGATATGAAAATGCAAAGTTTCCAAGAGAAGTCGCCTTTTCTCTTCAGATCACAAATGAAAActggacatttttatttcaaaaagcATCTGTTTCGAACCTGCACAATACACGAGGTGTACTGTACAACACTTCTGgaattttaagtaaaatttcattcaaggtaatttcaaaaattctgtcTTTTGCACCCGTTGAAGATACAGAACTTGGAATCATGAACCTCACTTCAAGTGCAAAGGGATTCTGTGTGAAATACGATGTGAACACAATGTGGTctatttactttatttttgaattgaaagcgGATAAGAAAGACAATACGAGTAGTTTTCGATCAAGAACttgttaaaaaatttgctCAAGAACTACATTTCAAGTCAGGGACGTaaataag is a window of Bradysia coprophila strain Holo2 unplaced genomic scaffold, BU_Bcop_v1 contig_350, whole genome shotgun sequence DNA encoding:
- the LOC119080334 gene encoding uncharacterized protein LOC119080334 gives rise to the protein MQVLIFALITFIKLVHGGLLDGILGPRTPSTGVNTNGIVHPLNGALGGTLCQLGLGCKRCVYGPLNGLDPALGDTVNYVGLGEDCPPFPFGGHGNDDNENKVTKPPITAPPVTQPPITEPPITQPPVTQPPVTQPPSKPEDCFAIDTPLQDTDNNEYGNDDEGNDDNGGDDQPCDCSEDDSDNDDDDNGNDCDNDNSGCDDCDCKDVDCSLCDSYD